In the genome of Nitrospira japonica, one region contains:
- a CDS encoding TonB-dependent siderophore receptor, with the protein MAYKVRVPYHVTSANRAAAARVQNALYLSPSKPGLAPFQTTESVPLRRFVLRFLASLSALVLSIYHPALPQEALADDWKPVPREPERDADPRNPFGSGSDQRTRGRQNWKTDLYRNPVPPIRLAANEGSEGGSKQRFDIPAGDLEPALITFSKQTGIESLYPSDLVAGRQTEGLQGDFTPEEGLTGLLAGTGLAAVFAASGTVTLQLSGMPAMATPAQAASGDQAKPVKVPEVVIKETMERPKSWEEAVDGYKADYSSAVTRTPMSIDENPTSIGIVTRDVIRDTFSRTQMDAFEGVSGVTRSTNYGRGETFDIRGFQSNNRNGSFNAMRSNGLPVDGVWAPDFGVVERYEIVKGPTSIVGGASSPGGLINRITKTPQRQNFSTTEFQAGSYGFLRGMVDANGVMPGHEDVRGRLVFAVEDGGNFVDNSPVRQYTVAPSVEFDLFKGAGKLLIVGMYQNFDGAIYPGYPLLNDGTMLNIPRTRNFGGGAPNGARTQYTGYNGEVHYDHKFIHDIKLSVKGKYSNSYLSQKTIYSYTPGGIPLNGDSYFNSALQQNRFDTYAGELNLSKEFELGGQKHEILAGVDYRDMTQNYSVGYIYLPSNAAPVLDNVFNPQNLVQTAADSVYTEAANLQNNNTKQKLKQLGIFAQAIIRPIERLTLVVAGRHDRADQQFTNKFTLEQQDAMKSAWTGRFGATFKVATGANVYGGIQQSFEPQLGVTSDGSVIEPTRGLSYEVGAKLNLLNDRLRFTTALFRTYLNNVANPDPNNNRFVIAIGQQRNQGAEFDVNGQPIPGLNLNANFAYINAKITEDNDPALVGQRSAAPQYVGRVFGTYELQSGPLRGFGFGGGVYFVGDYDTQLPNRILVNPYERVDGVLFYRGSKKWDVSFNLRNLLNAKYIENPGTINWANSFGAPISAFGTVRVYF; encoded by the coding sequence ATGGCTTACAAGGTGCGCGTCCCTTACCACGTCACGTCGGCAAATCGGGCGGCTGCAGCTCGGGTGCAGAATGCGTTGTATCTGTCGCCATCCAAACCTGGACTGGCACCGTTTCAGACAACGGAGTCAGTGCCCCTGAGGCGATTTGTCCTGAGATTCCTGGCAAGTCTTTCCGCGCTGGTATTGAGCATTTATCACCCGGCTCTTCCGCAAGAGGCCCTTGCAGACGATTGGAAGCCGGTCCCGCGCGAACCTGAACGAGATGCCGACCCTCGGAATCCCTTTGGATCGGGATCTGACCAACGAACGCGTGGGCGGCAGAACTGGAAGACGGATCTTTACCGGAATCCTGTTCCTCCCATTCGATTGGCCGCGAATGAGGGATCGGAAGGCGGATCGAAGCAACGGTTTGACATTCCCGCCGGAGATTTGGAGCCCGCGCTCATCACCTTTTCCAAGCAAACCGGCATTGAATCGCTGTATCCCTCCGATCTCGTTGCCGGCCGCCAGACCGAAGGTCTGCAAGGGGATTTCACACCGGAGGAAGGCTTAACTGGTTTGCTTGCCGGGACTGGGCTGGCGGCGGTTTTTGCCGCCTCGGGAACCGTCACCTTACAGCTCTCAGGCATGCCGGCGATGGCCACTCCCGCTCAAGCTGCATCGGGCGATCAGGCGAAACCGGTCAAAGTTCCGGAAGTGGTCATTAAGGAAACGATGGAACGGCCCAAATCTTGGGAGGAAGCGGTCGACGGCTACAAGGCGGACTATTCGTCAGCGGTCACGCGGACCCCCATGTCGATCGACGAGAACCCCACCTCGATCGGCATCGTCACGCGGGATGTCATCCGGGATACCTTTTCCCGTACACAGATGGACGCCTTCGAAGGCGTTAGCGGAGTCACCCGAAGCACGAACTATGGACGAGGGGAAACCTTCGACATTCGAGGGTTTCAGTCGAACAATCGCAACGGCAGCTTCAATGCGATGCGAAGTAATGGACTTCCCGTCGACGGTGTATGGGCTCCGGATTTTGGCGTGGTTGAACGGTACGAAATCGTCAAAGGGCCTACTTCGATCGTCGGTGGCGCATCCAGCCCCGGTGGCCTCATCAATCGCATTACGAAGACGCCGCAGCGGCAGAATTTTTCCACGACCGAATTCCAAGCCGGCTCCTATGGATTTCTCAGGGGAATGGTCGACGCCAACGGTGTGATGCCGGGCCATGAAGACGTTCGGGGCCGCCTCGTCTTCGCGGTCGAAGACGGCGGAAACTTCGTCGACAACTCCCCGGTCAGGCAATACACCGTCGCCCCCTCCGTGGAGTTCGATTTGTTCAAAGGCGCAGGAAAACTGCTCATCGTCGGCATGTATCAGAACTTCGATGGCGCAATCTATCCCGGCTATCCGCTCTTGAACGATGGAACCATGCTCAACATCCCGCGCACGCGCAATTTTGGCGGCGGCGCCCCCAACGGAGCTCGAACCCAGTACACGGGATACAACGGGGAAGTGCACTACGATCACAAATTCATTCATGACATCAAACTGTCGGTCAAGGGTAAATATTCCAATTCATACCTCTCACAAAAGACGATCTACAGTTACACGCCAGGCGGCATTCCCCTCAATGGCGATTCATACTTCAATTCTGCATTGCAACAGAATCGGTTCGACACCTACGCAGGAGAGCTCAATCTGAGCAAGGAGTTTGAACTCGGTGGGCAGAAACATGAAATCCTGGCTGGCGTGGACTACCGGGACATGACTCAGAACTATTCCGTTGGATATATCTACCTGCCCAGCAATGCGGCACCGGTCCTCGACAACGTCTTCAATCCGCAGAACCTCGTACAGACGGCAGCCGACTCGGTGTACACCGAAGCTGCAAATTTGCAAAACAATAATACCAAGCAGAAACTCAAGCAGCTCGGCATCTTTGCGCAAGCAATCATTCGTCCTATTGAACGGTTGACTCTCGTCGTCGCAGGTCGGCATGACCGCGCGGATCAGCAATTCACCAATAAATTCACCCTGGAGCAGCAAGACGCAATGAAATCCGCCTGGACGGGCCGATTCGGCGCGACATTCAAGGTCGCGACCGGGGCCAATGTCTACGGTGGCATCCAGCAATCCTTTGAACCGCAATTGGGCGTCACAAGCGACGGCAGCGTCATAGAGCCTACGAGGGGCCTGAGCTATGAAGTCGGCGCCAAGTTGAATCTGCTCAACGACCGCCTTCGCTTCACGACCGCACTGTTTCGCACCTATCTCAACAATGTCGCCAACCCAGATCCCAACAATAATCGGTTCGTGATAGCCATCGGCCAACAGCGCAACCAAGGCGCGGAGTTCGACGTCAATGGACAGCCGATTCCGGGGCTGAACCTAAACGCCAACTTCGCGTACATCAATGCGAAAATCACCGAGGACAACGATCCGGCATTGGTTGGCCAACGTTCCGCGGCACCCCAGTATGTCGGTCGCGTCTTCGGCACCTATGAGCTTCAATCGGGACCGCTCCGAGGATTCGGCTTCGGCGGCGGCGTCTACTTCGTGGGCGACTATGATACGCAGCTGCCCAACCGCATCCTCGTCAATCCGTACGAGCGGGTCGACGGCGTGCTGTTCTATCGTGGCAGCAAGAAATGGGACGTCTCCTTTAATCTCCGCAATTTGTTGAACGCCAAATATATTGAAAATCCTGGCACGATCAATTGGGCCAACTCCTTCGGCGCGCCGATCAGCGCCTTCGGGACCGTGCGCGTGTATTTCTAG
- a CDS encoding sigma-70 family RNA polymerase sigma factor — protein MDNQLAAERFALFREYYDELVRYLTVRLRSRDQAMDVAQETFLRVLTHEPSLPINKPRAFLYRTALNLTVDLFRRQQRHVEEPLDEESIEAALIVPAEQEAHTEAKEQVRLLYEAVMELPTRCRQVFLLHKFKDYSQAEIASRLGISISMVEKHVLKATAFCRERFKDLS, from the coding sequence ATGGACAACCAGCTCGCAGCGGAACGGTTTGCTCTTTTTCGCGAGTATTACGACGAACTCGTCCGCTATCTGACGGTGAGATTGCGTTCCCGCGATCAGGCCATGGATGTCGCGCAGGAAACGTTTCTTCGCGTCCTGACTCATGAACCATCACTTCCCATCAACAAGCCAAGGGCGTTTCTCTACCGGACGGCGCTCAATCTGACGGTTGATCTCTTCCGCCGGCAGCAGCGTCACGTGGAAGAACCCTTGGACGAAGAGAGCATCGAGGCCGCCCTCATTGTGCCGGCCGAGCAGGAAGCGCACACCGAAGCCAAGGAGCAAGTCCGTTTGTTGTACGAGGCCGTCATGGAACTCCCCACGCGATGCCGGCAAGTCTTTCTCCTCCATAAATTTAAAGACTATTCCCAGGCCGAGATTGCCTCGCGTCTCGGAATCTCCATCAGCATGGTGGAGAAGCATGTACTTAAGGCCACGGCCTTCTGTCGGGAACGCTTTAAGGACCTCTCCTAG
- a CDS encoding tetratricopeptide repeat-containing sulfotransferase family protein has translation MTQQTSSAPPSLLEAINAALGTDDPASALRHCQERLATLPEDPDAHRYLGQIYARQGNLDTARQAARRATELAPDDPRTWSDLGRVWALSQDWPAAVRCFRQAVSLDIDYADGWHNLGAALKQIGEQEHALSCLQRALAIEPTRAESYLAMGGLLIEDGQLDEALWCFDRAAAHAPGSSRARNRLAQELSGCGQVDEAEALFRRSLAQRPEDLDAWFGLGQAMEDLGRAQLAPACYLRILEQQPAHGLALGQYLAVVKDEAEAAPWIAQAQGALTRPETPDEAKALVGYGLAKYHDRRGRYDQAAQAGQAANVARRRKAGPLNRTALQTRVDGIIETYQAEFFTERRSFGIGTDQPVFIVGLPRSGTTLIEQILAAHPLMHGAGELPDLSRLAAQSMAGQKQAPWKAASRLGDVMTSRLLAHEYLQALRRNAPPDCPRISDKQPLNFFHLAFAALLFPNARVIHCRREAKDNVLSIWMENFNADQRYATDFADLAFFRAQYERIMNHWQTALPLQILDVQYEDVVGDLEGQCRRLIDFLNAPWSERCLNFHQQDRAVQTPSRGQVRQPIYTKSVGRWRHYAPYLPELSEVFAYNEESGHPALS, from the coding sequence GTGACCCAGCAAACCTCGAGCGCACCACCTTCATTGTTAGAGGCGATCAACGCAGCGCTTGGCACCGACGATCCCGCTTCGGCCCTGCGGCACTGCCAGGAACGGCTCGCCACTCTGCCGGAGGATCCAGACGCCCATCGCTATCTCGGACAGATTTACGCACGTCAGGGCAATCTGGATACAGCTCGTCAGGCCGCACGCCGTGCGACCGAATTGGCACCGGACGATCCGCGCACTTGGTCCGATCTCGGACGGGTTTGGGCGCTGTCGCAGGATTGGCCGGCCGCCGTGCGCTGCTTCCGACAAGCCGTCAGTCTCGACATCGACTATGCCGATGGCTGGCACAATCTCGGCGCCGCGCTCAAACAGATCGGCGAGCAAGAGCACGCCTTGTCTTGTCTGCAGCGCGCACTTGCGATCGAACCCACGCGCGCCGAGAGCTATCTGGCAATGGGGGGACTCTTAATCGAAGACGGGCAACTTGACGAAGCCCTCTGGTGCTTTGACCGGGCGGCCGCCCATGCGCCAGGCTCGTCCAGGGCACGCAACCGTCTGGCGCAAGAACTCTCTGGTTGTGGTCAGGTGGATGAGGCCGAAGCGCTGTTCCGCCGCTCGCTGGCTCAGCGCCCTGAGGATCTCGACGCGTGGTTCGGCCTGGGTCAGGCCATGGAGGATCTTGGTCGTGCACAGCTCGCCCCGGCCTGTTATCTCCGGATTCTCGAACAGCAACCGGCCCATGGCTTGGCCCTGGGACAGTATCTGGCGGTTGTAAAAGACGAGGCGGAGGCGGCTCCGTGGATCGCGCAGGCTCAGGGAGCATTAACCAGACCGGAGACTCCGGACGAGGCCAAAGCGCTCGTCGGCTATGGGTTAGCGAAATATCATGATCGCCGCGGCCGGTATGACCAGGCGGCGCAGGCAGGACAAGCCGCTAATGTGGCACGGCGTCGGAAGGCCGGCCCATTAAATCGTACGGCGCTGCAGACGCGCGTCGATGGCATCATTGAGACCTACCAGGCAGAGTTTTTCACAGAACGGCGCTCGTTCGGCATCGGTACAGATCAGCCCGTCTTCATCGTCGGACTTCCCCGATCGGGAACGACCTTGATCGAGCAGATTCTTGCCGCTCATCCGTTGATGCATGGGGCCGGGGAATTACCTGATCTCTCCCGGCTTGCCGCCCAATCGATGGCCGGACAGAAGCAGGCGCCTTGGAAAGCCGCGTCCAGGTTGGGAGATGTGATGACCAGCCGGTTGCTGGCCCATGAGTATCTGCAGGCGCTGCGCCGCAATGCGCCGCCGGATTGCCCCCGAATCAGCGATAAACAGCCGTTGAACTTTTTCCATTTAGCCTTCGCGGCGTTGCTGTTCCCCAACGCCCGCGTGATCCACTGCCGGCGCGAGGCCAAGGACAATGTCCTGTCGATCTGGATGGAGAATTTCAATGCCGATCAGCGCTATGCGACGGACTTTGCCGACTTGGCCTTCTTCCGCGCACAGTATGAGCGGATCATGAATCACTGGCAGACGGCGCTGCCGCTTCAGATCCTTGACGTCCAGTATGAGGACGTGGTGGGAGACCTCGAAGGGCAATGCCGCAGGCTTATCGACTTTTTGAACGCACCCTGGAGTGAGCGCTGTCTCAACTTTCACCAACAAGACCGCGCCGTGCAAACGCCTAGCCGTGGCCAGGTGCGCCAGCCGATCTATACCAAATCAGTCGGCCGCTGGCGCCACTATGCCCCCTATCTGCCTGAACTGAGCGAAGTGTTTGCTTACAATGAAGAATCTGGCCACCCCGCTCTTTCATGA
- a CDS encoding TonB-dependent siderophore receptor, translating into MRIRQKKSASESVTPRLAWFMAATAMVHFSISAPEPARGKESDNEEGIKRKKPGLPNRSGEEPNGSGIPDERWHSADPPLTRPPSLARQRLMAQHGNDQQPEYDFDIPPQPLASALNRFGEQTGVQFAYSTEDVENVRTGGVSGRRTSEDALRLLLVDTGLNYRVTGTKTITLEKRTGTGAAAVGTGIAVGAVGAGVAGAAVAQGENGASDTPVNGTQAKPVKVPEVVVKDVKERTPVVDLPDGYKADVSSEAVLRFPAEIQELPMSVGVVTKDSIRERRAVTQTQAIEGIAGIAKAPVGGAARTEDYVIRGFQADPRANIGTSRDNGLSAFNNYVADPTLYERIEVIKGSASFTSGLAPAGGFVNRLLKAPQKENFIIAEAGGGSDGHYRTTLDANGVLPTIPQLSGRFVFTQNQDPEFFQNSGNQRFSFLPSVRFATENDFTLTVTGNVQHLRGKGYFGTPTTTEGLIPAGIKDSFLGPDNQLKIDYQSAHVEAEKKFAQGFRLKAKGQYSHDSSSYRYGFGYQYPGIGPSGNVSIYALGRDWKRESYAGEVNLTKEFSFFGNFSSVAAGMDYSTGTVNTKGTGFLPQGTVNISSPQNNFPFPPGFTDPAPNFIQDLHFNQTGAFAQGLLRPFAGTTLMAALRGNWITQTSFNPNGSHEGLNVSRLTPQIGLSQRLIEGLNVYASYGESIQPNFAITEDGSLLAPMTGQTFEIGSKWEPLGKRIMLTAALFNTELDNVSSPNPGNPTFSIGGQSQRNQGFEFEARGALTPQLQVNLAYTYLNTEITKSTISNVVGSRAYNAPKNTVSAFGSYDFSELLTKGLKLGAVVYYRSQVSSFPGSSNQTYEGYTRADVFAIYEPLKWLSLQLNLNNLFDARYVEGPFSYSAFNHFGAPRHVIGMLRLTY; encoded by the coding sequence TGGCATTCGGCAGACCCTCCTCTCACTCGACCTCCATCTCTCGCGAGACAACGCCTCATGGCGCAGCACGGCAATGACCAGCAGCCGGAGTATGACTTTGACATTCCTCCCCAACCGCTCGCATCGGCTCTCAACCGGTTTGGCGAGCAGACCGGGGTCCAATTTGCCTATTCAACCGAAGACGTCGAAAACGTCAGGACCGGTGGCGTGTCCGGGCGCCGTACGTCGGAGGATGCCTTGCGATTGTTACTCGTTGATACGGGATTGAACTACCGCGTGACAGGAACAAAAACGATCACGCTCGAAAAACGTACCGGAACTGGGGCCGCCGCCGTTGGAACAGGCATCGCGGTAGGCGCCGTTGGGGCGGGCGTGGCCGGAGCAGCGGTCGCTCAGGGCGAAAACGGGGCCTCCGACACACCTGTCAATGGCACGCAAGCGAAACCCGTGAAAGTTCCTGAAGTCGTCGTGAAAGACGTCAAAGAACGGACGCCGGTTGTTGATTTGCCTGACGGCTATAAAGCAGATGTCTCATCCGAAGCCGTTCTTCGCTTTCCGGCCGAGATTCAAGAGCTGCCAATGTCCGTCGGTGTCGTGACGAAGGACAGCATCCGCGAGCGTCGGGCCGTTACGCAAACGCAGGCGATCGAAGGTATCGCGGGCATAGCAAAGGCACCTGTGGGAGGGGCAGCTAGGACTGAAGATTACGTTATTCGCGGGTTTCAAGCCGACCCGCGGGCGAACATTGGTACGTCTCGAGACAATGGCTTGTCCGCCTTCAACAATTACGTGGCTGACCCCACCCTGTACGAACGCATTGAAGTCATCAAGGGCTCTGCCTCCTTCACTAGCGGCCTGGCGCCCGCAGGAGGCTTTGTGAATCGGCTCTTGAAGGCGCCGCAGAAGGAAAACTTCATCATCGCCGAGGCCGGCGGCGGTTCAGACGGACACTATCGAACCACGCTCGATGCCAACGGCGTCCTACCGACGATCCCACAACTGTCGGGCCGCTTCGTGTTTACCCAGAACCAAGACCCCGAATTTTTTCAGAATAGCGGCAATCAACGGTTTTCGTTCCTCCCCTCCGTCCGATTCGCTACAGAGAACGATTTCACGCTGACTGTGACCGGGAATGTGCAGCACCTGAGGGGCAAGGGCTATTTCGGTACGCCGACGACAACGGAGGGTCTAATCCCGGCCGGGATCAAGGATAGTTTTCTGGGACCTGACAACCAGCTCAAGATCGATTACCAGAGCGCCCATGTGGAAGCCGAAAAAAAGTTCGCCCAAGGCTTTCGACTAAAAGCAAAAGGCCAATATAGCCATGACAGTTCGAGTTATCGCTATGGGTTCGGGTACCAGTATCCTGGCATCGGACCAAGCGGGAACGTGAGCATCTACGCACTTGGCCGCGATTGGAAGAGGGAGTCCTATGCGGGTGAGGTCAATCTGACCAAAGAATTCTCCTTTTTCGGCAATTTCAGCTCCGTGGCGGCGGGGATGGATTATTCCACCGGAACTGTGAATACCAAGGGTACGGGCTTCCTGCCCCAGGGCACAGTGAATATTTCTAGCCCTCAGAACAATTTTCCGTTTCCCCCAGGGTTTACCGATCCGGCCCCCAACTTCATACAAGACCTGCACTTTAATCAAACCGGTGCCTTTGCGCAGGGCCTGCTTCGGCCGTTCGCAGGCACGACCCTGATGGCCGCGCTACGCGGGAATTGGATTACCCAGACATCCTTCAACCCAAATGGGTCCCATGAAGGGCTTAATGTCAGCCGGTTGACGCCGCAGATCGGCCTGTCCCAGCGGCTCATCGAGGGGCTCAATGTCTATGCGTCCTACGGAGAAAGCATTCAGCCGAACTTTGCGATTACGGAGGATGGATCACTCTTGGCTCCCATGACTGGTCAGACATTCGAGATCGGAAGCAAATGGGAACCATTGGGGAAGCGGATCATGCTGACCGCCGCCCTGTTTAATACGGAATTGGACAATGTGAGTAGTCCCAATCCGGGTAATCCGACCTTCAGTATCGGCGGCCAGAGCCAACGGAATCAGGGTTTTGAGTTCGAAGCCCGTGGAGCGCTCACGCCACAACTCCAAGTCAACCTGGCCTACACCTACCTGAACACTGAAATCACAAAGAGCACTATCTCAAATGTCGTCGGGTCACGAGCCTACAATGCCCCAAAGAATACGGTCAGTGCCTTCGGTAGCTACGATTTCTCCGAGCTGCTGACAAAAGGGCTGAAGCTTGGTGCCGTTGTCTACTATCGAAGCCAAGTCTCCTCCTTCCCAGGATCATCAAATCAAACCTATGAGGGCTATACGAGAGCCGATGTCTTTGCCATCTACGAACCTCTCAAGTGGCTCAGCTTGCAGTTGAATCTAAACAATCTCTTTGACGCGCGGTATGTTGAAGGACCATTTTCTTACTCGGCATTTAACCATTTTGGGGCCCCGCGGCATGTGATCGGCATGTTGCGCCTGACATACTAG
- a CDS encoding FecR family protein has translation MFVSSPESYDHLSRMTEQPPTPPPDSVREHAVHWFVRLHSGLATDDDRRAFDAWLAIRQDHRREFEQISRMWTTLDDTQPLLEAEIAKAEDLWKRHDSAPGTTSTWSWWSVRQTAAVGAALSLVLLTTWWWTGLPDTIRYETAKGAQQQVRLADGSTVLLNTDTQLTVQISRSERIITLDRGEAWFTVEHERRPFTVQAGNGSIRDIGTQFLVNKAADAVNVSVWEGSVEVGIRPTGESSSAAAPVILQAGQQTSYGTDGSIAHASAFDRDSLGSWREGTLIFRSQALERVLAEVARYRSEEIRLLHPALASIPVSGVFHIRDLDRFIQTLQDSLPVRAHRVHGTLIVIEPAPVSSNPSVLSHR, from the coding sequence TTGTTCGTCTCATCCCCAGAGAGCTATGATCACCTGTCGCGCATGACCGAACAGCCGCCCACACCACCACCAGACTCCGTACGGGAGCACGCCGTCCACTGGTTCGTGCGACTCCACTCCGGTCTCGCAACAGACGACGACCGCCGCGCTTTCGATGCATGGCTGGCCATCAGGCAGGACCATCGGCGGGAATTTGAGCAAATTTCACGGATGTGGACGACCTTGGACGATACGCAACCTCTCCTCGAGGCGGAAATCGCCAAGGCGGAAGATCTTTGGAAGCGCCACGATTCCGCTCCCGGGACGACATCCACATGGTCCTGGTGGTCGGTCCGTCAAACGGCCGCCGTGGGCGCAGCCTTGAGCCTCGTACTCCTCACCACCTGGTGGTGGACGGGACTTCCCGACACCATCCGGTATGAGACGGCGAAAGGCGCGCAGCAACAAGTGCGGTTGGCAGACGGTTCTACCGTGCTGTTGAATACGGACACACAGCTGACGGTGCAGATCTCCCGCAGCGAGCGGATCATCACATTGGATCGTGGCGAGGCCTGGTTCACCGTGGAACATGAACGACGGCCGTTTACCGTGCAGGCGGGCAATGGCTCGATCCGCGATATCGGCACCCAGTTTTTGGTGAATAAGGCAGCAGATGCCGTGAATGTCTCTGTCTGGGAAGGTTCCGTGGAAGTGGGCATCCGACCGACCGGAGAGTCATCATCGGCAGCTGCCCCCGTCATCTTGCAGGCCGGTCAACAGACTTCGTACGGCACTGACGGCAGCATTGCCCATGCGAGTGCCTTCGACCGTGACAGTCTCGGCAGCTGGAGAGAAGGCACGTTGATCTTCCGATCGCAAGCCCTCGAACGGGTCTTGGCGGAAGTCGCCCGCTATCGGTCGGAAGAAATTCGATTGCTCCATCCGGCACTGGCATCGATTCCCGTGAGCGGTGTCTTTCACATCAGAGATTTAGACCGTTTCATCCAGACCCTCCAGGACAGCCTTCCGGTGCGCGCACACCGGGTTCATGGCACCCTCATCGTGATCGAGCCGGCCCCGGTTTCATCGAACCCTTCAGTGTTGTCTCATCGTTAA